A single Leptolyngbyaceae cyanobacterium DNA region contains:
- a CDS encoding TonB-dependent receptor, which translates to MKRQPLIPSLLLTSSVATLIAIPAQAQVAQVTDVRLNQTPSGLQVILETQDSRPLQSFTASNGRIFIADIITTQLRLPDGGSFRADNPAPGISSVQVIPLDTNSIRVRIVSETDTPVAQIQKSDRDFILSVNTTPGTTATRPTPTTPQPVDPGLVVPPTDPNQPTQPGREPGAVITPTQPTPTQPGTEPGAVITPTQPTPTQPGREPGITVPLTTPSQTTQEPLREETIELIVTATRTAEEITNIPRSVTVVTREQIQEQTAISRNLADILSRTVPGFGPPNSGNRFNAQNLRGRPPQILIDGVPQQGNSANNVQLGYINPASVERVEVVRGPTAIYGQGATGGTINIITRRPTEGRPVLTTEIGVNTSLSNFFAKDSFGGVLNQSITGSQGIFDYAASFSGTITNSFYDASGLRIPSDNATSDDTRSLNFLGKVGVNFDPQQRLQLTVNYVDNERDIQYSSDRSILDIPGTQIARAIRQPQNYIGTDESGIESTLVNLIYSHENVLGSQVQVQGYYRQSSDLSIATDDRRLFSRAIGRFRSSEEVFGTRLQIETPLFETVKLLWGADYEYQKNGALQQELFDPEAYDSSGGRTLQKIGQRDYRAAFDLADLGLFAQLQWDATDRLILSGGVRHERFKFSTGDFTPSFNRNFTPFTGDPIQGGELDFTDTVFNAGVVYKITRETSVFANFAQGFSVPGFFSALTFVPEGFSIQRDIRELQPQKVDNYEIGVRGNWSNVQASIAGFYNYSDLGLSLVARPDGAIEYSRAPQRNYGVEATIDWQPAKKWQVGASLSYTFGENDEDGDGDFIALRSFEVQPWKLTGYVEHQTTPGWRNRLQVLYVGNRDDAFEVGKDPVAVNDYLLLDFISSIQLGRGTLFIGIENLLNNQYSSVFSQLLGGFSELNNRTDRGMTLSVKYQLTW; encoded by the coding sequence TTGAAACGACAGCCCTTAATTCCCAGCTTGTTACTTACAAGCTCGGTTGCCACATTAATTGCCATACCTGCCCAAGCCCAAGTCGCCCAAGTTACCGACGTGCGACTAAATCAAACCCCCAGCGGCTTGCAGGTAATTTTAGAAACTCAAGACAGTAGACCATTGCAAAGCTTTACTGCCAGCAACGGTCGCATTTTCATAGCCGACATTATTACTACCCAATTGCGATTGCCGGACGGGGGTAGCTTTCGCGCCGATAATCCCGCACCTGGAATCAGTTCCGTGCAAGTGATCCCTTTGGATACCAACAGTATTCGGGTGAGAATAGTCAGCGAAACCGACACTCCCGTTGCACAGATCCAAAAAAGCGATCGCGATTTCATCCTCAGCGTCAATACCACACCCGGTACAACCGCAACTCGACCCACCCCAACCACACCCCAACCAGTCGATCCCGGCTTAGTTGTTCCCCCAACCGACCCCAACCAACCAACACAACCAGGTAGAGAACCGGGCGCTGTCATCACCCCCACTCAACCAACACCAACACAACCCGGTACGGAACCGGGCGCTGTCATCACCCCCACTCAACCAACACCAACACAACCCGGTAGGGAACCCGGTATCACCGTACCGCTTACCACACCAAGCCAAACCACACAAGAACCACTTAGAGAAGAAACGATCGAACTGATCGTCACAGCAACCCGCACAGCAGAAGAAATAACCAACATCCCGCGTTCCGTAACCGTAGTTACCCGCGAACAAATCCAAGAACAAACAGCCATATCGAGAAACTTAGCAGATATCCTCAGCCGAACGGTTCCCGGTTTTGGGCCACCTAATTCCGGTAATCGTTTCAACGCTCAAAATTTACGGGGTCGTCCGCCACAAATCTTGATTGACGGCGTACCTCAGCAAGGTAACTCAGCCAACAACGTACAACTGGGATATATCAATCCTGCTTCCGTAGAACGAGTAGAAGTAGTACGCGGCCCCACAGCCATCTACGGTCAAGGAGCAACTGGCGGTACGATCAACATCATCACCCGCAGACCAACCGAAGGCAGACCCGTATTAACCACTGAAATCGGTGTAAATACTTCCTTATCTAACTTTTTTGCTAAAGATAGCTTTGGCGGCGTCTTAAACCAATCGATTACGGGTTCCCAAGGCATTTTCGATTACGCAGCCAGTTTTAGTGGCACGATTACTAATAGCTTTTACGATGCGTCGGGGTTACGCATTCCCAGCGATAATGCCACCTCAGACGACACCAGAAGCTTAAACTTTTTGGGAAAAGTCGGCGTCAACTTCGATCCGCAGCAACGACTCCAGCTTACTGTTAATTATGTTGATAACGAACGGGATATCCAATACTCCTCCGATCGCAGTATTCTAGACATTCCCGGTACGCAAATCGCCCGCGCCATCAGACAACCACAAAATTATATCGGCACCGACGAATCCGGAATCGAAAGTACTCTCGTCAATCTGATTTATTCCCACGAGAACGTATTAGGGAGTCAGGTTCAAGTACAAGGCTATTATCGGCAATCTTCAGATTTGAGTATAGCCACTGACGATCGCAGATTGTTCTCTAGAGCGATCGGAAGATTTCGCAGTTCCGAAGAAGTATTTGGTACTAGATTGCAAATCGAAACCCCCTTATTTGAAACCGTTAAATTATTGTGGGGTGCAGACTACGAATACCAAAAGAACGGCGCTTTACAACAAGAACTATTCGACCCAGAAGCCTACGACAGTAGCGGCGGTCGCACCCTCCAAAAAATCGGCCAAAGAGATTACAGAGCAGCTTTTGACTTAGCCGATTTGGGTTTATTCGCCCAACTACAATGGGATGCCACCGATCGCTTAATCTTAAGTGGAGGCGTGCGTCACGAACGTTTTAAGTTCAGCACCGGTGATTTCACTCCCAGCTTTAACCGAAACTTCACTCCCTTCACAGGCGATCCCATCCAAGGCGGCGAACTAGACTTTACCGACACCGTATTTAATGCTGGCGTCGTTTACAAAATAACTCGCGAAACCAGCGTGTTTGCTAACTTCGCTCAAGGATTTTCCGTTCCCGGTTTCTTTAGCGCCCTCACCTTCGTACCCGAAGGATTTAGCATTCAACGGGATATTCGAGAGTTGCAACCCCAAAAAGTAGATAACTACGAAATTGGGGTGAGGGGAAATTGGTCTAACGTGCAAGCGTCCATCGCAGGTTTTTACAACTACTCCGACTTGGGGCTTTCCTTAGTAGCGCGACCCGATGGTGCAATTGAATATAGTCGCGCCCCGCAACGTAACTACGGCGTGGAAGCTACCATCGATTGGCAACCAGCCAAAAAATGGCAAGTTGGTGCTAGTCTGAGCTACACCTTTGGTGAAAATGATGAAGACGGAGACGGAGATTTTATCGCTCTCCGCAGTTTTGAAGTTCAACCCTGGAAGCTAACAGGTTATGTAGAACATCAAACCACACCAGGTTGGCGCAACCGACTGCAAGTACTATATGTAGGAAATCGCGACGATGCTTTTGAAGTTGGCAAAGACCCAGTAGCGGTCAATGATTATCTGCTTCTCGATTTCATCAGCAGCATTCAGCTAGGAAGAGGAACGCTGTTTATCGGCATTGAAAACTTGTTGAATAATCAATATTCTTCTGTATTTTCTCAATTATTAGGAGGTTTTTCCGAACTGAACAATCGCACTGACAGAGGTATGACACTCAGCGTTAAATACCAACTAACTTGGTAA